A single region of the Rhodococcus sp. W8901 genome encodes:
- a CDS encoding putative quinol monooxygenase, translating into MVTAALLVRVEAKRGKENEAAQFLESALALVQEEPDTVAWFALQFGPATFGIFDAFPDDAGRQAHLAGKVAAALMARADELFVGHPHISKVDILAAKLPG; encoded by the coding sequence ATGGTCACCGCCGCACTGCTGGTCCGCGTCGAGGCGAAACGCGGCAAGGAAAACGAGGCGGCACAGTTCCTCGAGAGTGCCCTGGCGCTCGTGCAGGAGGAACCCGACACCGTCGCGTGGTTCGCCCTCCAGTTCGGGCCCGCCACCTTCGGCATCTTCGACGCCTTCCCCGACGACGCCGGCCGCCAGGCCCATCTCGCGGGCAAGGTCGCCGCGGCGCTCATGGCGCGGGCCGACGAACTCTTCGTCGGGCACCCCCACATCAGCAAGGTCGACATCCTGGCGGCCAAGCTACCGGGCTGA